The Streptococcus viridans genome includes a window with the following:
- a CDS encoding DUF4365 domain-containing protein: protein MANNRQIETLGVSYLTTFINRNKLLQTYFENNDKTPAWDGEIHVLKNASEKKSEIFGKVPVQIKATKRKNNSMKSFPVDMRDLELYSKNGGVVLFVVWLDENNNLKDIFYKSLPPFSIKKLIKISKLKNKSVNKKTLSVQIHKLDEQKLYPMLVNFVTNSQKQYSFINIDGMSIENIPNDKEFKLYFYGQGHEGIFNYQKEHDLFLYLRDPETDIEIPLENSIEIVETFEATDLIIEIGDYIFEDVERHYFPDGSVQLHFGEGFKISFNNGKAQPKFNYSRPNMLSDAIKCTQALKELGKVGFFTLNGISIELDERSLSDINSLDLDSHIKELSKISNFIKKMGIKKELDLSLFNEQSQRNLNILNSGLVLKNKVALNYEESKLFNLKIANIHISTLYAFHEGNNGTMIDIFTETPWCRRGEDEDISLFEVFRPEDWLTIDNCNFDSVIASYQRLVDCSVENVCADDTIIKIVAAADMTEEVSKKEQLLNWAQRLSDWNMNHIKENSISIINDLQIKYRNRELDNTEIEKLTNILLNNKDNDEICFGASVLLKSKPQADLFWTKLDKETQERYQVYPIYNLYKVL from the coding sequence TTGGCAAATAATAGACAAATTGAAACGTTAGGTGTTTCATATCTGACAACATTTATTAATCGAAATAAGTTGCTTCAGACTTATTTCGAGAACAATGATAAAACTCCAGCGTGGGATGGAGAAATTCATGTTCTTAAAAATGCTAGTGAGAAAAAGAGCGAAATATTTGGGAAAGTACCTGTCCAAATTAAAGCAACTAAACGGAAGAACAATTCAATGAAATCTTTCCCAGTAGATATGCGTGATCTAGAATTGTATTCAAAAAATGGAGGTGTAGTTTTATTCGTAGTTTGGTTAGATGAGAACAATAATCTAAAAGATATTTTTTATAAGTCACTGCCACCTTTTTCTATAAAGAAACTAATTAAAATAAGTAAATTGAAAAATAAGTCTGTAAATAAAAAAACACTTTCGGTACAGATTCATAAACTAGATGAACAAAAACTTTATCCGATGTTAGTTAATTTTGTTACTAATAGTCAGAAGCAGTATAGCTTTATAAATATCGATGGGATGTCAATTGAGAATATTCCAAATGATAAAGAGTTCAAGCTTTACTTTTATGGTCAGGGACATGAAGGAATATTTAATTACCAGAAGGAACACGACCTCTTTCTTTATCTTAGGGATCCTGAAACTGACATCGAAATTCCACTTGAAAATTCAATAGAGATTGTTGAAACTTTCGAAGCAACAGATTTAATTATTGAGATAGGAGATTATATTTTTGAAGATGTAGAGAGACATTATTTTCCTGACGGAAGTGTACAGCTTCATTTTGGTGAAGGTTTTAAAATATCCTTTAATAATGGGAAGGCTCAACCCAAATTTAATTATTCAAGACCTAATATGCTGTCAGATGCTATAAAGTGTACTCAGGCACTTAAAGAACTAGGAAAAGTAGGATTTTTCACACTCAATGGTATTAGTATAGAACTAGATGAACGGTCTTTATCGGATATTAATTCGCTTGATTTAGATAGCCATATAAAAGAATTGTCGAAAATATCAAATTTCATAAAGAAAATGGGGATAAAAAAAGAGCTAGATTTATCCCTCTTTAATGAACAATCTCAAAGAAATTTAAATATCCTTAATTCAGGTCTAGTATTAAAAAACAAGGTGGCGTTAAATTACGAGGAATCGAAATTGTTTAATCTTAAGATTGCTAACATACATATTAGTACTCTATATGCATTTCATGAAGGTAATAATGGAACTATGATAGATATTTTCACTGAAACTCCTTGGTGCAGGAGAGGCGAGGATGAGGATATTTCTTTATTTGAGGTTTTTAGGCCCGAAGATTGGTTAACAATTGATAACTGTAACTTTGATTCGGTTATTGCCTCATACCAAAGATTAGTTGACTGTAGTGTAGAAAATGTGTGTGCTGACGATACCATAATAAAAATAGTTGCTGCAGCCGATATGACAGAAGAAGTTTCAAAAAAAGAACAGTTGCTTAACTGGGCTCAACGTCTTTCTGACTGGAACATGAACCATATAAAAGAAAATAGCATAAGCATCATAAATGATCTTCAAATTAAATATAGAAATCGTGAATTAGATAATACTGAAATAGAGAAGCTTACTAATATTTTATTAAATAATAAAGATAATGATGAAATTTGTTTTGGTGCATCAGTGTTATTAAAATCAAAACCACAAGCTGATTTATTTTGGACTAAGTTAGATAAAGAAACTCAAGAAAGATATCAGGTTTACCCTATTTATAATTTATATAAGGTATTATAA
- a CDS encoding acetylxylan esterase, giving the protein MKDPKLLELMKDYRGRDEVPADFDTFWNQALANIAELPEYKLEEQNFSIPNVVCYELTFKGTRDGLVYARVVFPKTDQKVPVIFHFHGYMGRCWDWADMLAYTVAGHGVVSMDVRGQSGYSTDGDRSPLGNTVKGQIIRGAVEGPDELFYKDVYLDLYQLIEIVASFPQVDNSKLASYGASQGGALALVAAGLNPRIQQTVAIYPFLSDFRRVLEIGNTSEAYDELFRYFKFHDPFHETEDQIMETLAYIDVKNFAHRIKGQVHMITGLDDDVCYPGTQFAIYNRLEGPKEHFIMPEYAHEAMNVQVNDRVYNWLCGSKISFRYVEK; this is encoded by the coding sequence ATGAAAGATCCTAAATTACTAGAATTAATGAAAGATTACAGGGGACGGGATGAAGTGCCCGCAGACTTTGATACCTTTTGGAATCAAGCCCTAGCAAACATTGCTGAACTTCCTGAATACAAGCTCGAAGAGCAAAATTTCAGCATTCCAAATGTTGTTTGTTATGAATTAACCTTTAAAGGGACACGAGATGGTCTTGTTTATGCGCGAGTTGTTTTCCCAAAAACAGATCAAAAGGTTCCAGTTATTTTCCATTTTCATGGCTATATGGGCCGTTGTTGGGATTGGGCTGATATGCTGGCTTATACAGTAGCCGGCCATGGTGTTGTATCTATGGACGTGAGAGGTCAGTCAGGTTATTCAACAGATGGAGATCGATCACCACTTGGAAATACTGTAAAAGGACAGATTATCCGCGGAGCTGTGGAAGGTCCAGATGAGCTATTTTATAAGGATGTCTACTTAGATCTTTACCAGTTAATAGAAATTGTAGCTAGCTTTCCTCAAGTTGACAACAGCAAACTCGCCAGCTATGGAGCCTCTCAAGGTGGTGCCTTGGCCCTGGTAGCTGCCGGATTGAATCCCCGAATCCAACAAACGGTAGCCATTTATCCATTCTTATCGGATTTCAGACGTGTATTAGAGATTGGAAACACCAGTGAAGCCTATGACGAGCTTTTCCGTTATTTCAAATTCCATGATCCATTCCATGAAACGGAAGACCAAATCATGGAGACATTAGCCTATATTGATGTGAAAAATTTTGCCCACCGCATTAAAGGACAGGTTCACATGATTACAGGATTAGATGATGATGTCTGTTATCCTGGGACACAGTTTGCCATTTATAATCGATTAGAAGGTCCAAAAGAGCATTTCATCATGCCAGAATATGCCCATGAAGCTATGAACGTCCAAGTCAATGATCGTGTATACAATTGGCTCTGTGGTAGCAAGATTTCCTTTCGATATGTAGAAAAATAA
- a CDS encoding alpha/beta hydrolase, which yields MLKKLFQQVIRFFIRLFSSHRKPFEFPKGSKKPPIRPIIFVPGSSASIQRFNGTIRMLHRFSRKKQSLLKIKVNKDDSIEMEGRLNTKEPNPMIVIGFENNRDGYSNIKQQIESLKIALTYLLDHYYFTEFKAVGHSNGGLVLTGLLESGFLEKKKLTVSKLVIIGSPYQFNQEMYDDFQTRKHRLEKEVEVLNFVGSFAGKSDGIVPLSSAQAAKSIFEKQAYTEVNLKGRKAHHSALPTNPDLVKQLSLFLNL from the coding sequence ATGTTAAAAAAACTATTTCAACAAGTCATTCGTTTCTTTATAAGACTGTTTTCTTCCCACAGAAAGCCCTTTGAATTTCCTAAAGGGTCGAAGAAACCACCGATCAGACCGATCATCTTTGTACCTGGAAGTTCAGCTAGTATTCAGCGTTTCAATGGAACAATTCGTATGCTCCATCGCTTTTCTAGAAAAAAACAGAGTCTCTTAAAAATAAAAGTCAACAAAGATGATTCTATAGAGATGGAAGGAAGACTGAATACGAAAGAGCCGAATCCGATGATTGTGATTGGCTTTGAGAACAATCGAGATGGCTACAGCAATATCAAGCAGCAAATCGAATCCCTTAAGATAGCTTTAACCTATCTTCTTGATCACTATTATTTTACAGAGTTCAAGGCAGTCGGGCACTCCAATGGGGGACTGGTTTTGACTGGTTTATTGGAAAGTGGTTTTTTAGAAAAGAAAAAACTGACTGTAAGCAAGCTGGTTATTATTGGTAGTCCATACCAATTCAATCAAGAAATGTATGACGATTTTCAGACACGGAAGCATCGCTTAGAAAAAGAAGTAGAAGTCCTTAATTTTGTCGGTAGCTTTGCTGGGAAATCAGACGGGATCGTCCCTCTTTCTAGTGCTCAAGCAGCAAAATCTATTTTTGAGAAACAAGCCTATACAGAAGTCAATTTAAAAGGACGCAAGGCTCATCATTCAGCTTTACCCACTAATCCAGATCTAGTGAAACAATTAAGTCTATTTTTGAATCTATAA
- the ffh gene encoding signal recognition particle protein, whose amino-acid sequence MAFESLTERLQNVFKNLRKKGKISEADVQEATKEIRLALLEADVALPVVKDFIKRVRERAVGHEVIETLNPAQQIVKIVDEELTAILGSETADIIKSPKIPTVIMMVGLQGAGKTTFAGKLANKLVKEENARPLMIAADIYRPAAIDQLKTLGQQINVPVFSLGTEVPAVEIVRQGLEQARANHNDYVLIDTAGRLQIDEKLMGELRDVKALAEPNEILLVVDAMIGQEAANVAREFNEQLEVTGVILTKIDGDTRGGAALSVRQITGKPIKFTGTGEKITDIETFHPDRMSGRILGMGDMLTLIEKASQEYDEKRSIELAEKMRENTFDFNDFIDQLDQVQNMGPMEDLLKMLPGMANNPAMKNLKVDEREIARKRAIVSSMTPAERENPDLLNPSRRRRIAAGSGNSFVEVNKFIKDFNQAKQMMQGVLSGDMNKMMKQMGLNPNNMPKNMPGGMPDMSALEGMMGQGGMPDLSALGGGAGMPDMSQMFGGGLKGKAGEFMMKRAMNKMAKQMRKNKKKRK is encoded by the coding sequence ATGGCATTTGAAAGTTTAACCGAACGTTTACAGAACGTCTTTAAAAATCTTCGTAAGAAAGGGAAAATCTCTGAAGCGGATGTCCAAGAGGCAACCAAAGAAATTCGTCTAGCCCTCTTAGAGGCCGACGTTGCCCTTCCTGTTGTAAAAGACTTTATCAAACGCGTCCGCGAGCGGGCCGTAGGGCATGAGGTCATTGAAACCCTCAACCCTGCCCAACAAATCGTGAAGATTGTCGATGAAGAATTGACAGCCATTTTGGGTTCTGAGACAGCAGACATTATCAAGTCGCCTAAGATTCCAACCGTTATCATGATGGTCGGTCTTCAAGGGGCTGGTAAAACAACCTTTGCTGGGAAATTGGCTAACAAATTGGTCAAGGAAGAAAATGCACGTCCTTTGATGATTGCGGCCGATATCTATCGTCCAGCTGCCATCGACCAGTTGAAGACTCTTGGTCAACAGATCAATGTCCCTGTCTTCTCATTGGGAACAGAAGTCCCTGCAGTCGAGATCGTACGTCAAGGTTTGGAGCAAGCAAGAGCCAACCACAATGACTATGTCTTGATCGATACGGCCGGTCGTCTGCAAATCGATGAAAAACTCATGGGCGAGTTGCGCGATGTCAAAGCTCTTGCTGAGCCGAACGAAATCCTCTTGGTTGTGGATGCCATGATCGGTCAAGAAGCAGCCAATGTGGCGCGTGAGTTTAACGAACAACTCGAAGTGACCGGGGTCATCTTGACCAAGATTGATGGGGATACTCGTGGTGGTGCAGCCCTTTCTGTCCGTCAGATTACTGGGAAGCCAATCAAATTCACTGGTACTGGTGAAAAAATCACTGATATCGAAACCTTCCACCCAGACCGCATGTCTGGCCGGATCCTCGGTATGGGGGATATGCTGACGCTGATCGAGAAGGCTTCTCAAGAATACGATGAGAAACGCTCCATTGAACTCGCTGAGAAGATGCGGGAAAATACCTTTGATTTCAACGACTTTATCGACCAGTTAGACCAAGTTCAAAACATGGGACCAATGGAAGATCTACTCAAGATGCTTCCAGGTATGGCCAACAATCCAGCCATGAAAAACCTCAAGGTAGATGAACGAGAAATTGCTCGAAAACGCGCCATTGTATCTTCTATGACCCCAGCTGAACGCGAAAATCCAGATTTGTTGAACCCTAGCCGTCGTCGTCGGATTGCTGCTGGTTCAGGAAACAGCTTTGTCGAAGTGAACAAATTCATCAAGGACTTTAACCAAGCCAAACAGATGATGCAAGGTGTCCTCTCTGGTGATATGAACAAGATGATGAAACAAATGGGGCTTAATCCAAATAATATGCCGAAGAATATGCCTGGTGGTATGCCTGATATGTCTGCCCTCGAAGGCATGATGGGACAAGGCGGTATGCCTGACTTATCAGCTCTTGGCGGAGGCGCTGGGATGCCTGACATGAGCCAAATGTTCGGTGGTGGTCTTAAAGGAAAAGCCGGCGAATTCATGATGAAACGGGCGATGAACAAGATGGCCAAACAAATGCGCAAAAATAAGAAAAAACGGAAATAA
- a CDS encoding putative DNA-binding protein encodes MEIEKTNRMNALFEFYAALLTDKQMNYIELYYADDYSLAEIAEEFGVSRQAVYDNIKRTEKILEDYEMKLHMYSDYIVRSQIFDQILERYPEDAFLQEQVEILSSIDNRE; translated from the coding sequence ATGGAAATTGAGAAAACCAACCGAATGAATGCTCTCTTTGAGTTTTACGCAGCTCTTTTGACAGACAAACAGATGAACTATATCGAGCTCTATTATGCAGATGATTACAGCTTGGCTGAGATTGCGGAAGAGTTCGGTGTTAGTCGCCAAGCTGTTTATGATAATATCAAACGTACAGAAAAGATACTGGAAGATTATGAAATGAAGCTTCATATGTATTCTGACTACATTGTTCGCAGTCAGATTTTTGATCAGATTTTAGAACGCTATCCGGAAGATGCTTTTCTACAAGAGCAGGTTGAAATTTTATCAAGCATTGACAATCGGGAGTGA
- a CDS encoding 3-oxoacyl-[acyl-carrier-protein] synthase III C-terminal domain-containing protein, producing the protein MTSVQRHVRIKGYGTALPKHQVTFKDQTRYRVKEDEESQIDLAARAIEQALKQAELTMADIDCLVSASAVGVQPIPCTAALIHERVAKDLTIPAMDINTTCTSFISALSTISYLIEGGEYKRVLIVSSEVGSLGLNPKQKESYELFSDGAAAFIFESTTEDLGVIASLQRTWSKGAHDTEIRGGLTAYHPKHYSEATKTDFMFDMKGKKILLLSARVIPEMFQEFQDKVGLSLADVDYIIPHQASRALPLVMEKLGVPDHRYLNIVSDYGNMVSVAVPFGLAYALDHGLVKEGDTIFLMGTAAGMTVNMLALKL; encoded by the coding sequence ATGACAAGTGTACAAAGACACGTTCGTATTAAAGGCTATGGAACAGCCTTACCCAAGCATCAAGTCACCTTTAAGGACCAGACACGTTACCGCGTAAAAGAAGATGAAGAATCTCAGATCGACCTAGCCGCTCGTGCTATTGAACAGGCTCTAAAGCAGGCAGAATTGACCATGGCAGATATTGACTGCCTAGTTTCAGCGAGCGCCGTTGGGGTTCAGCCGATTCCATGTACGGCAGCTCTAATCCATGAACGAGTGGCCAAAGACTTGACCATTCCAGCTATGGATATCAATACCACTTGTACCAGCTTTATTTCAGCCCTCAGTACCATTTCTTATCTGATCGAAGGTGGCGAGTACAAGCGTGTCCTCATTGTTTCAAGTGAGGTGGGAAGCCTAGGTCTTAATCCAAAGCAGAAAGAAAGCTATGAATTGTTTAGTGATGGGGCAGCTGCTTTTATCTTTGAAAGCACGACGGAAGATTTAGGAGTGATTGCAAGCCTTCAACGGACCTGGTCTAAGGGGGCCCATGATACAGAGATTCGCGGCGGTTTAACAGCCTACCATCCAAAACATTATAGCGAAGCGACCAAAACCGACTTCATGTTTGACATGAAAGGGAAGAAAATTCTCTTACTTTCTGCGCGTGTTATTCCAGAAATGTTCCAAGAATTTCAAGACAAGGTTGGTCTATCGCTTGCCGATGTAGACTATATCATTCCTCACCAAGCCAGTCGTGCTCTTCCTTTGGTCATGGAGAAATTAGGAGTACCAGACCATCGGTATCTTAACATCGTTAGCGATTACGGAAACATGGTTTCTGTTGCGGTGCCTTTTGGCCTAGCTTACGCCCTAGATCATGGCCTTGTCAAAGAAGGAGATACCATCTTCTTAATGGGAACTGCCGCAGGGATGACGGTTAATATGTTAGCTCTGAAACTCTGA
- a CDS encoding F390 synthetase-related protein, producing the protein MKKWTFLKTFCQTRWGHRFKNREDLERYQDKELQKYQDFLLQHSPYFAQDVPKDFRYMDKTFMMEHFNELNTQGIDRDKALEMAIRGEQSRDFTEMQGEVAVGLSSGTSGHRGIFITTETERSMWAAAILAKMLPKGKLFGHRIAFFLRADNELYQTINSPLIRLEYFDIFKDSQEHIGRLNDYQPTILVAPASTLLDLTKYLESQALQIQPRKVVSVAEILEDRDRDLIRQAFHLSKVDQVYQATEGFLACTCSEGNLHLNEDILSVEKDYLDDHRFYPIITDFKRRSQPIFRYRLNDILVEDPELCSCGSVFTRIAKIEGRSDDIFYFKKADGELQMVYPDFIRRCILFVEGIQDYQVTQTEDGQVQVALSKRSPEIEEAIRNQFQVLADQKGFIMPTLTFIDYQWDTSRKLKRVQRLQK; encoded by the coding sequence ATGAAAAAATGGACCTTTCTTAAAACCTTTTGCCAGACCCGCTGGGGGCACCGCTTTAAGAACCGAGAGGACCTCGAGCGCTACCAAGATAAAGAGCTGCAAAAATACCAGGACTTCTTACTCCAACATTCGCCCTATTTCGCTCAAGACGTTCCAAAGGACTTCCGCTATATGGACAAGACCTTTATGATGGAGCATTTCAATGAGTTAAACACCCAAGGAATCGATCGGGACAAGGCTCTTGAAATGGCCATTCGCGGAGAGCAGTCTCGTGATTTTACAGAGATGCAAGGAGAAGTAGCAGTTGGTCTTTCCTCTGGTACCTCCGGCCACCGAGGCATTTTTATCACGACAGAGACAGAACGTAGTATGTGGGCAGCCGCTATTCTCGCTAAAATGCTTCCCAAAGGGAAGCTCTTTGGGCACCGCATTGCCTTTTTCCTCCGTGCTGATAACGAGCTCTATCAAACCATCAATTCTCCCTTGATTCGCTTAGAATATTTTGATATTTTCAAAGATAGCCAAGAGCATATCGGGCGTTTGAATGACTACCAGCCGACTATCCTTGTGGCTCCAGCCTCTACCTTATTGGATTTAACCAAATATCTAGAGAGTCAGGCCCTACAGATTCAACCCCGAAAGGTCGTTTCCGTCGCTGAAATCTTAGAGGATCGGGACCGGGACCTCATTCGTCAGGCATTTCATCTGTCTAAGGTTGATCAGGTCTACCAAGCGACAGAAGGTTTCTTAGCCTGTACCTGTTCTGAGGGGAACTTGCACCTCAACGAGGACATTTTATCAGTGGAAAAAGACTATTTGGATGACCACCGTTTTTATCCTATCATTACAGATTTTAAACGTAGGAGCCAACCTATTTTCCGCTACCGGCTCAATGATATTCTGGTAGAGGATCCTGAACTCTGCAGTTGTGGTTCTGTCTTTACACGGATTGCTAAAATTGAGGGGCGATCAGACGATATCTTTTATTTCAAGAAAGCAGACGGCGAGCTACAGATGGTTTATCCAGACTTCATTCGGCGTTGTATCCTCTTTGTCGAAGGGATTCAAGACTATCAAGTGACTCAAACAGAAGATGGACAAGTTCAGGTTGCTCTCAGCAAACGTTCACCTGAGATAGAAGAGGCTATCCGCAACCAATTTCAAGTCTTAGCAGATCAAAAGGGCTTTATCATGCCCACTCTTACCTTTATTGACTACCAATGGGACACAAGTCGCAAACTCAAGCGCGTACAACGTCTTCAAAAATAG
- a CDS encoding MBL fold metallo-hydrolase, with protein MSKIIESIKYFPAGFCTSNLALLFKGQKRKKMVFPAGVYLLKHREHGYILYDTGYHYEIKSKLRYLYYRLGTPMQMKKEDQIDCLLQATGISPDDISYVILSHFHPDHLGGAGCFKQARFLVTEKAYQVYQKPSFKDLIFKEFLPDHFEESVQIMQPQETNPLFPYTATEDIFGDGSILLSSHDGHAKGQGCLFLPEYQLFIGADLCWGIDLLPLTEQMRWIPSQVQDNVEAYLENVNFLRSLLHQGIDVLVSHDPMDRVERILDEKMDLS; from the coding sequence ATGTCCAAGATTATCGAAAGCATTAAGTACTTCCCTGCTGGCTTTTGTACTAGCAATCTCGCCTTGCTCTTTAAAGGGCAGAAAAGAAAGAAGATGGTTTTTCCAGCAGGCGTCTATCTCCTCAAACACCGAGAACACGGTTATATTCTCTACGATACTGGCTATCATTATGAGATCAAAAGTAAACTCCGTTATCTTTATTACCGTCTTGGAACTCCTATGCAGATGAAAAAGGAAGACCAGATTGATTGCTTGCTTCAAGCGACAGGGATTTCACCAGATGACATTTCTTATGTCATCCTCTCGCATTTTCATCCAGACCATTTAGGAGGAGCGGGTTGTTTCAAACAGGCGCGCTTCTTGGTCACCGAGAAAGCTTATCAGGTCTACCAGAAGCCCAGCTTTAAGGATTTAATTTTTAAAGAGTTTTTGCCGGATCATTTTGAAGAATCCGTCCAAATCATGCAACCTCAAGAAACCAATCCTCTTTTTCCTTATACGGCAACAGAGGATATCTTTGGAGACGGCAGTATTCTCCTTAGTTCCCATGATGGGCACGCTAAGGGACAGGGTTGCCTATTCCTTCCAGAGTACCAATTGTTTATCGGGGCTGATCTCTGTTGGGGAATTGACCTTCTTCCCTTGACAGAGCAGATGCGCTGGATTCCTAGTCAAGTTCAGGATAATGTTGAGGCCTATTTAGAAAACGTCAATTTCTTGCGGTCATTGCTACATCAAGGGATCGATGTTCTTGTCAGTCATGATCCAATGGATCGGGTAGAAAGGATACTAGATGAAAAAATGGACCTTTCTTAA
- a CDS encoding NAD-dependent epimerase/dehydratase family protein — translation MKVLVTGATGFLGKYVVKELVAEGYFVRAFGRNEAVGQSLVSDKVEFFKGDLSSKQAVEEACKGVEMVVHAGALSTVWGPWESFYQANVLGTQHVLEACRTNKISRLVYVSSPSIYAAPKDQIDIKEEDAPAENHLNNYIKSKLLSEKLFPSYPDVPSIILRPRGLFGIGDTSILPRVLKLSQKIGIPLIKEGKQLMDMTCVENVALAIALALKADRAEGQVYNITNGEPTPFKELIEEALQGLGFPIRYKKLPAFLLGGLASSLEVLYQVLPLKGEPPLTRYTYYLLRYSQTLDISKARQELGYEPRISIKEGIAQYVQDYRKH, via the coding sequence ATGAAAGTACTCGTAACAGGAGCAACAGGTTTTCTCGGAAAATATGTGGTAAAAGAGTTAGTAGCAGAAGGCTACTTTGTTCGCGCCTTTGGTCGGAATGAGGCAGTAGGGCAAAGCTTGGTTTCAGACAAGGTGGAATTCTTCAAAGGAGATCTGAGTTCCAAGCAAGCAGTAGAAGAGGCATGCAAGGGAGTTGAAATGGTCGTCCATGCTGGAGCTTTATCAACGGTTTGGGGGCCTTGGGAAAGTTTTTACCAAGCCAATGTCCTTGGTACCCAGCATGTTTTAGAAGCTTGTCGCACTAATAAAATAAGCCGCTTGGTCTATGTTTCTTCACCAAGTATTTACGCTGCACCAAAAGACCAAATCGACATCAAAGAAGAAGATGCTCCAGCTGAAAATCATTTAAATAACTACATCAAAAGTAAGCTGCTATCAGAGAAGCTCTTTCCTTCTTACCCGGATGTTCCAAGTATCATCCTTCGTCCACGTGGGCTCTTTGGCATTGGGGATACAAGCATCCTTCCGCGAGTTCTCAAGCTAAGCCAGAAAATTGGAATCCCCTTAATCAAAGAGGGCAAGCAATTGATGGACATGACCTGTGTCGAGAATGTTGCCTTGGCCATCGCTTTGGCTCTGAAAGCAGATAGGGCAGAAGGGCAAGTCTATAACATTACCAACGGCGAGCCGACTCCTTTTAAAGAACTAATAGAAGAAGCCTTGCAGGGCTTGGGATTTCCTATTCGTTATAAAAAGCTACCTGCCTTTCTTCTAGGTGGCTTAGCTTCTAGCTTAGAGGTTCTTTATCAGGTCTTACCTCTAAAGGGAGAGCCACCATTAACTCGCTATACCTACTACCTATTGCGTTATAGTCAGACTCTTGATATTTCAAAAGCAAGACAAGAGTTGGGCTATGAGCCACGCATCAGCATCAAGGAGGGAATTGCCCAGTATGTCCAAGATTATCGAAAGCATTAA
- a CDS encoding GntR family transcriptional regulator gives MIPAYIQIHDQIKAEIDQKIWKIGQRLPSERDLAEKFQVSRMTLRQAITLLVEEGVLERRVGSGTFVASTRVQEKMRGTTSFTEIMKAQGKIPSTQVISYKRTIPSLQELDKLGIDKTETIVRMERVRYADGVPVVYEVTSIPEKFIKNFKKEEVTSHFFQTLEKHGYRIGKSQQTIYARLAKEKIAEYLEIPKGQAILGLTQVSYLDNGTAFEYVKSQYVGERFEFYLENN, from the coding sequence ATGATCCCAGCATACATTCAAATTCACGACCAAATCAAGGCAGAGATTGACCAGAAAATCTGGAAAATCGGACAACGCCTACCAAGCGAACGAGACCTGGCAGAAAAGTTCCAGGTGAGTCGGATGACCCTCCGTCAAGCCATCACTCTCTTGGTAGAAGAAGGAGTACTGGAGCGTCGTGTAGGCAGTGGGACCTTTGTCGCTAGCACGCGCGTCCAGGAAAAGATGCGGGGGACAACCAGTTTTACTGAAATCATGAAGGCCCAAGGAAAGATCCCTTCGACACAGGTTATATCATACAAACGCACCATTCCAAGCCTACAAGAATTAGATAAGCTTGGTATCGACAAGACTGAAACCATCGTACGTATGGAACGGGTTCGTTATGCGGATGGTGTACCAGTCGTTTATGAAGTCACCTCCATCCCAGAGAAATTTATCAAGAACTTCAAAAAAGAAGAAGTGACCAGTCATTTCTTCCAAACCTTGGAAAAACACGGCTATCGTATCGGGAAATCTCAACAAACCATCTACGCTCGCTTGGCTAAAGAAAAGATTGCTGAATATCTAGAAATCCCTAAAGGACAAGCCATCCTTGGGCTGACGCAAGTTTCTTACTTAGATAATGGCACAGCCTTTGAATATGTAAAGAGTCAGTATGTTGGAGAGCGGTTTGAATTTTACTTAGAAAATAATTAG